Part of the Archocentrus centrarchus isolate MPI-CPG fArcCen1 chromosome 4, fArcCen1, whole genome shotgun sequence genome is shown below.
CACAGCCAAACCCACAAGCAGCACCAAAAAGACCAAGAAACGCTGATCAGATGACGCAGCAACTCTTTAGATTTATTCTGAAAAGTGTGAACAAATTTTTTGGTTTACATGTGAACAGAGGGGAaaccacatgcacacaaacacaaacattgtGATGTAACTGATAATTATCAATGATAATTATCAGTTACATCAAAATCACTTCATGATATCATTTATATAAAGGTTTGCTGTGGCTTTATTTAACCTTATGGTGAGTGTTATTGTTGTGTTCttccaaaaataaaagtttctgcATTCATGTTGTTGCATGAAGTTACATTTTCCTGGATGGTTATTAAAACCTGATCAGGCTGAATTAAAATTAGAATTTTATAGTTAGATTATTTGCATTTAACAGGAAATTAAAAGAACAACTAGTGATGTTTTAGTGATCTTTCAAGACTTAAAACTATGTTCCTTTATGGTATGTTTGTGCCTTTCTTTTCAAGTTGGCAGTTtgaaactagaagggcactcagcaGAGCGCCTACCTCACCtggtaaagaatccttttacAAAATCCTTGATCCAGATTGTGATGCATATCACCATCTAAATTTAATCAATTGTTCCTTGCACCACCCACAACTCCACAACTCTTCATTGAAGTCCCTTCATTATTTTCcaagttatcctgctaacagacagaccGCGACCAAAAACATAAACTCTCCACCTATCGCTGGGTGAGGTAATTATGAGCACAATTTAAATACAGCAGAAACTCTAAAGTTTCACATCATTTGCGAGTCTGTGTCTGGCTCCCCAGGTGTCACCCCACCATCGCCTTCCACACcggggggaggagggggtggtaGGGAtgaaaggtcagagttcaggttTGGAGGGAAAGGCAGGACCAAGGCAGGTTGAAGATGACGGAGGGAAGCCCTAAATCCATCCCAGGCAGCCATCtcactttctgctgctttgacCTGAGAAGAGAAGGACTGCAGTTGAAGGCTGCTGTTTTACTAATGCTTCTACAAATACATATTTACTCAGAAAgggattaaaataataataaacaatgatTCTTAGATTATAAAAACAGGTGCGGGCACTGACTTTGATCTGCTGTTGTCTCTTGGCCTCAGCCTCAGCAGCCAGACTCTGCTGTAACTCCACAGGAAAACTGAGCTCATCTctgacagaaaatcaaacacaaacacaacccaGCCTGGTCAGCACTGGTCACTCCACTTTGCTGTTCATCTGAAGAGGAAAATCCTTTCCAGAAATTGATGCATTTTTCAGAGCAGCTACACCCTCATATTGTACTAATTGGTAACTCTTTTGAGCTCCTTAGATTCTACAAAAATCCCCTCGATTCACTGGAAGTCGAGACTGACTTCAGTGAAGAGTCATTAACAAAACTGAATAGATGCACTGCAGgaagttcatttaaaaaggtGAATTACAGAGGAAACACAACAACGAAATAAAGGAGACTTTATCTTTGGTCTTACATGTCCGCTCTCTCCACCTTGATGCCCCAGCGACAAGCAAAGGAGTCAACTGTTGTTTGTATCTGCTCCCCGATCCTCCTCCTGTGCAGCAGGACATGGCTGAATGTTTGCTGCGCCAGGACGTCTCTGACTGCTGCCTGAACCAGACTCTGCAGCACTGTGGTCAGACTGGATACAGCTGAACTGCACAGTGCCACGTTCTCTATTTGGTAATAACACACCACGCTCAGCTCTGGCCTCACCAGGTCTTTTGTCACcacctgcaaacaaacaaataagaaaatgtcatgtcaaatgtcaaaatgtCATAAGATTAGAAATGGGAATATTTACACATGTGATGTGTGTGTCCATTTCTGTACCACGTGAGGAGGAACCTTCAACATTTTCAGTCGGATGTCAACTTTGTGACACACATCAAGTAGCGGGAGGTAGAAAAGAAGACCTGGAGGGAAAAAGACCGGGGGGGTTGATACTGGATGTCACCCTAGTGAGTCTTCTCATGAGCTGTGATCCATAATACTCTATCAACCCTAATACAAACTGCTGGTAATAACTGTATTCTGCTAAGAGCTACAGGATATAATAATTAGAAATTCATCACCATCTCTGTGACCTACATTATTTCTATTTGTGTATTTATGCAAAAAATATTTCCCAgatacattttttaatgtttattagtGATAATCACTGCCCTCTTACTTTCCAGGCCAGAAAGTAATAATACAAACAGTAAAGCACACCCTTACATGGGGTTACTGTTATTTGTGTTTGAGGTACATGAGATTaatgtaagaaaacaaaaagattgcagtttaattaagaaaataaatgaatataactTTAATACCCTTTTTCAGCGaatgcatcctcctctgtcacaccaaccctcggGATGTCCTTCACTAtatccatgaaccttctctgtggtcttcctcttttcctcctgcctggcagctccatcttcaacatcctttgtccaacatCCACCAATCCCTCCTCTACACCATCTCAACCTCACCACCATCTTGTAAACTTTCCCTTGCTGCTAACCTTTCATCACAAATCACCACTGACACTTATTTCCACCCACTGCACCCTGCACTCTGTTTTTCGCCTCTCTTGCTTACTATgtctcacacacatgtattctgtcttgcttctgctgatgttcattcctcttctctccagagcatacctccacctctccaggtttTCTTCTACCTGTTGATGCTCGCACTACAGGTGACATTGTTGTccgcaaacatcatagtccacagataTTCCTGCCtgccatcaccactgcaaacaagaagaggctcagagcagatctttgatgtaatcccaccccccaACTTGAACCCATCTGACACACCAACCTCCCCACTGTCTCACTATCCTCATACATCTcttgcaccaccctcacatatttctctgctgctcctgaCCTGCTCATACAACACCATAGTTCCTCTATTGGCACCCtatcatctgctttctctggatcTATGTACAAAGACACAGGGCCACTCATTCTAACCATCTCTATACTTTTAAAGGCATCAGCATAATAGCATAGCAGGTAATTTAAGCCCATTTGCTTCCTGGAGCATCTCTTTCACTTAAACGATTAATGTAACTGAACCATTATTAATGAATTTGGTTAAtatatgagatttttttttttgtaatcagtGTCAACAGATGagattgaaaaaaaatctgggcTGACCTGGTCCTCTGGGTCTTCCACGCAGTAGGTGACCAAGTCTGAAGATCACAGCTCTCTCATGTTCCCTCACTACCTGTGAATCAACATGACAGCCTTCTGTCAAACAGTCCTTGTGAACTTGCTCAAGTCTCAGCTAGATGTGCGACCCAAAGAGGTGGACTTTTATTGAGCACTCCACATGTAGACATGCATTGCATTTCTAGATTAAAGGTATTAGGACAATAACAAACTTTAAACTGGGGCTTTAAACTGGGGCTTTAGTATGTACTAAAGCAATCATATCCATGATAGAATTAAACAAATTTAACTTATCCTTTAACATCCGTGCCCTCACTTTTTCATCACAAACTGTATCCATAGTTTTTCCTCTGTCGTGTCTTGcatctatttttttctaaagaaaTTTCAGATCTCTGTCCTGCCATTTAGCTTATATTTGGGATGAAGTTTAGTCCATACTTTGACACAGAACCAGATGGAaaaagggaggaagaggagaaccAGAGCCAAGACAAGGACCATCACTAGCCACTCACAGACTCCCAGGTTCTTGTGCTTCAGATCTGTAAAGATCCACAGTATTTAATGTGAAGAGCGCTAACCAACATGTTCAGATTGCACAGaatgaatatgaaaaaatatatacattagaaaaatgtaaacactttGACTCACGGTCTTCCTGTTCTGCTACTTCCAGAAGCCCCACATTCTCATCCTTGACTTCATCTCTCACGCTGTCTATGTCCACCACAGTTGATTTCAACTTCACTTCTGTCTCTTGCCCCATCTTCACTCCATGTGTACCTAGCCTCTCCGTCTGCAGCTTCTCTTTCCTCACTGATGATGCTTCAGAGAGCTGATCTACCTTGGGTTTCCTTTGAGGATTTCTTCTTGGAGACACTGAGGCTCCCCTGTCCCTCTCCTTCCTGGGCATCATTCTGGATTTCAGTGGTTGATTGGATAGCTCATCGGAGGACTTCTCCATGCTGGCTGCATGCTCTGCAGCAAGAACAGATTAGTGGAGcgatttcttccttttcttcctctggatttaaaaaaataaaataaaataaaataaaatttgtgaCTACTGGGAGATGCTTCCTCTTGCTGGATGACTGATCAGCTGTCAGCTGTGGTGATGGGACAGAGTGCATCAATGTAATTAAGGCTGACTGTTTGAGTGTGGGAGTACATTTGAGTGTGGGAGTACAACAGCAGTGGGGAGGTGCCACTTACCACCCTCTTTTCTTTAATTGTATGGTGGTAATCCTTTGCCAGTAAGACATCTAATGACTGTTACAAAAGCAgtgccccaccaccacccccaccctgaAAGACTgcaattaaagaaaaatgttaagatatcaaaaataaaacatcaaaatgaaacaataagcTTTCACTTTATCATCTTCTTAACTACTGTCTCCctttttttcatagatttagAGGGTCAGTTAATACGTGGAATAAAGAAATGCTGGATGACTTCATTTTAACaatattctatttatttgtaaactggttaaaaaaatgtttatagaCCCCTAAAATTGAAATTCATgccattaatatttaatcatcTAGGACATGCATTCAAATGCCATTAGACTTTGTACCCCTAATCTTTGGGTTTGCTTAGATTGTGTTTCTTCTGTGGTAAAGTCAGCACCACACAGAGACGTGTGGAATACAGGACCGAGGGTTTTACTGTTTGGACTAATTATGCCAGTAGAGCTCACGCTGAGTGTCTTATCAAGGAATGTGCAGAGTCAGGTCTTAAAGAGCTTTCTTTgtttggaaaagaaaataatttactGTAACCTCCCTGACTTGTGCTAAATTAAACTGAATCTCTATTGTGTAGCCCTCCTGAAGCTCTGCAAAGCGCACACACTCACTTTATAAAACATAtgcatatgttttatattttgttttattctactggcacacacactttaaaagGTTAGTAAGATACAAAGTAAACAttgaagaaatttaaataacatgagtgtgtgttgcttaagcctttaggtttctgcgtgttcgtttatcgaacagaaatgacaccaaacaaacagaataaggagtccaattattaaatttaattaagccatttcagtttacagatatctgggtcagactgaaTGCCATGcccgtgtgagatggcatgaagaactagcacattctaattcagcttacagtttcatatagtcacagcttatctatcttggttacatcattatacaaaacagaatgtggaaaacagagaatttcaacaacagggtatTCAAATGACCTCGAAGTtgccatttctatcattgtgtagtctccatcagtgtggttcattgtacagtcagaacacaaagttcatgatggcacggaacattataagcttctgtatttttaatcagttatatttattttccagacaaatttctcagggaagtaaatgtacataagatatatatgtggcatatatcatGAATATTCCTATGTATCAGTATTTTCATGTTTGATCCAATCTATTAGTAAAAGGGGCAGTATTTAAGTGCTGCGCAATAGAAATAGTTTGTCTGAAGCTGTCTGGAGTACGTTATTTGGCTGAAAGCCAGCTGTGTGCCCTGgtgaggatttcaccgcttcactttcggagctctgctgtcactacatttagcaaacaggagcccgccCCGCGGATCGCTGCTTgcgcctgtattatttcactgcaatttacaatctaccacagagtaCGGACAGTTGACAATGCGCAAATTTATAATTCATAATATCTCAGaaacgaaagcagcacaaacgaaAATTTTAAtggcacaaaccagcacaaacggAGCACTAACCGCAATTGCTGTAATTTTACACGATGGTGGGGTGTCAGCATCACGCAGCTCAACCGGTCTTGTGCGCAATTCTGTTCCCCTGTGAAAATCTGTTCGCCCTGTGTCGGCAGCGcgcactgcagccagagaggcgtaTCCGACTTGATTAACGATTAAAAATggacagctggaggtccttcatctaccacctgatcagcaacatgaagaaaagagaactttgtagctgttcCATCCACCGTTTGTTTCACAtaaagcaggggtgtcaaacacagtcacaggacgggccaaaattgaagacacattTTGAGTCGCGGgccgaacaggattaaaaataattatttaatattttttatactttgatCCCTGATTAAttactaaatatagacctgcagtagaaataaatctaggagaatgcttgtgaatacaaagcatttcaACATTACGCtcttgcagcccccagtttttcaacataaacactgataacacaacaacagcaatcagctgttttacgtgcagtctgtctgtacaagcgcaaagaggcggagccgtcaTAGAGACAATGAGCTCAAAtgcagcagaaggaaatgtttcttTAGTGTCCaaacaaagctttttttcccctgtaagcaccattaaacctttactgggaagcagctggaggtccttcatcaaccacctgatcagtaagtgaagaaaagagaacttcgtagctgctccatccaccctgtttgtttcacacagggaaaactgcagtacggaagttaaaatatgcaggtgaactgttaatacgagaatagtatttcttatccagttattTAAGGAATTGATGAAATAATCGATAAAATattcgattactaaaataatcgatagttgcagccctaatgaaatttacaacataccataagccaatgcatcaccttctcacataggagcagcaggcttcaggtgatagagtgattgttgtaagtaaagtttatttatatagcgcttttcacagacaaagagtcaaaaagcactgtacaataattaaaacagaatatcaaaaaaaaaaccctagaTTAAataccattttaaaaacatattaacattaccatatttaaacaaaaagaataaaaacagagtcaacagaaagcctggttaaacagaaaagttttcaactctttttttaaaagatgccatAGAGTCAGCTAAAcagagctggagtggtaaacagttccagagctttggcgccactgcctgaaaagctctctccccctggtccttagtcttgtatgtgggacaactaaaagattttgattttgtcatGTGAGAGACTGTTCACTTATGTAAAATGTctccagacatttaaaaacaatgggTTTTTAAAAGATCGGCTTTTATCAGTATCGGCAAATGTAAAATAACGGTattggacataaaaaagtggttttGTGCATCCATAAGTAAAACATCATGGCTCTGTCACAAAATTGGCATCCAGAGCAGTATAGGTCACAAACAAGGTTAAGGAAGGCTTCTAGGTGGTTCAGAGGTTGCTCAGCGAAGGATGGCGTTTCCTCAGATTTAGAAAGGTGTTGGTCAGAATAACCTTTGAAAATCTAATGTTAgcctttattttaaagaaagaaaaggttttttttctttatttaaacagttaaTTTTgaatgaatataaaataaagcCATAAACTCCCTGCTTTGTTTGACAGTGTGTAGAATAAACCTGATGACACAAACACCCAGAAAGTTTAAAAGTcaaccaaacacatccaaatATGTTTTATCTAAGGCtggcaaaaaacaaagctaactGAGGCTAAAGACAACTGTGTGGCTATCACAAAACAGcatcatacacacaaaaacatgagttTGTTCTACCTATAGCCTCTCGTGCTGCTGTATATACTGAGAGAAACAACTTTTGTTtagtttgcatttatttatgcatataaagaggacaaaaaaataatgatacAGTTCAATAGTTCAGTTAAAAATTCAAAAGTTCAATTAAAGTTCAATttcaacagttcaaataaaattcaaatttaaaagtTCAAATTAAGTTCAAattcaaaagttcaaataaagttcaAATTCATGGACTCCGTCAAGGACACAGTTAAAAAAGTGGAAGGATATTAGTGTATAAGCCTTCCTCTTAAAGATCGGTCTGTCAAACTACCCAGCAACCATGAGTTAGTTGTGCAGAGAGCAGAAAGtctcaaaagaaaaatgctgaagaGAAAAGACTTTCATAAAGAGTACACAGTGTTCATGTCTGAACTCATAGACAAGAAGTACGCTGTTGCTGTGCCAAATGAACAACTTGAACGTGATGATGGAAGACTGTGGTACATACCGCATCATGGCGTGTACCATCCACAGAAAAGAAAGCGCCGCGTTGTCTTTGACTGTGCCGTCTCATTTCAGGGAAAGTCACTAAACTAGGAACTTTTACAAGGTCCTGATTTGACAAACACATTAGTTGGTGTTTTATCTTGCTTTAGACACGACAACATTGCTTTAATGTCAAATATTGAGGCAATGTATCATCAGGTAAAGGTCCTGCCCGAGGATACAGATATGCTTCGATTCCTCTGGTGGCCTGAGGGAAATCTGGATGAACCACTACAGGAgttcaaaatgacatttttttggtGCAACATCGTCACCAAGCTGTGCCAACTTTGccttaaagaaaacagcagaggacGCTTCACATGAGGTGTCACCCATGGCCATTAGTGCAGTGCAGAATAACTTTTATGTAGACGATTGCCTTTTATCTGTGTCAAATGAAGATGAGGCCTGCGCTATGGTAAAGGAGCTAACAAAACTATGTGCAAGTGGAGGTTTTCATCTTACAAAATGGAATAGTAATAGCAGAGTTGTTCTTGCCTCTATTCCTGAAACAGAAAGAGCATCTGAAGTTAAGGCATTAGACCTTTGTCATGACAACCTTCCAGATGAGCGAGTCTTAGGAGTAAATTGGTGCATTGAAACAGACTCGTTCAAAatcaatgaaaaacaaatgacacaAACTAGACGCAGCATTCTGTCATTTGTGAGTTCAATCTATGATCCGTTAGGGTTTCTGTCCCCAGTTATTTTCCCAGCCAAAATGATTCTGCAGGAACTGTGTGGAAAGAGATTCTCATGGGATGAGGACATTCCAACTGACATGGCTAAGAAGTCACAACAGTGGCTGTTGGACTTGACAAAACTACAAGGATTTATAGTGGACAGGTGTTTTAAACCAGTTGGATTTAGAAATGTAGCATCTGCACAACTGCATCTTTTTGCAGACGCGAGTGAGAGAGGGTATGGTCTTGTTGCATACCTTCGTGTCACAAATGAAAGAGGTGAAGCTCATTGCTCATTTTTGATTGGCAAAACATGAGTATCACCTTTGAAGCAACTCACTATTCCTAGATTAGAGCTAACAGCGGCTGATGTAGCTGTAAAAATTGACAAAATGATGAGAGACGAGCTAAGGATGCCACTTGAGGAATCCACATTCTGGTCTGATAGCACCACAGTGTTGAGATACATTGCGAATGACTGTCAGATTTAAGTCTGCgaagagctgctgctgatggagaAGTGCACTTTGGAGAAGATGTGTGCAAATTCATTCAACGGGATTTCTACGTTGACGATGCATTGAAGTCATTTGCTACAGAAAAGGAAGTGGTTCACATCCTAAAACAAGTGCAATACACTCTTGCATCCTCTAACCTCAGGCTGCACAAAGTCACCTCTAATAGGCCAGCAGTAGTGGAGGCCTTTCCCCCTGAGGACAGAGCTAAAGATGTTGAGAACTTGGATATCTTTGCTGAGAACTCACCTATTCAATGTAGCCTGGGACTGTCTTGGAACATAAGTACAGACAACTTCACGTTCCAGATTTCAGATAATCAGAAGCccttcacacacagaggagtCCTCTCTACAGTGAATAGTCTCTATGAGCCGCTTGGATTTCTTGCTCCCATTACAATCCAAGGCAGACTATTACTGAGAGAACTTAACAGTCTAACAGAGGACTGGGATGCACCTTTTCCAGAGAGCATGAAGGCTGAGTGGACTAAATGGAGGGATTCACTCCAA
Proteins encoded:
- the LOC115779456 gene encoding podocin-like → MEKSSDELSNQPLKSRMMPRKERDRGASVSPRRNPQRKPKVDQLSEASSVRKEKLQTERLGTHGVKMGQETEVKLKSTVVDIDSVRDEVKDENVGLLEVAEQEDHLKHKNLGVCEWLVMVLVLALVLLFLPFSIWFCVKVVREHERAVIFRLGHLLRGRPRGPGLLFYLPLLDVCHKVDIRLKMLKVPPHVVVTKDLVRPELSVVCYYQIENVALCSSAVSSLTTVLQSLVQAAVRDVLAQQTFSHVLLHRRRIGEQIQTTVDSFACRWGIKVERADIDELSFPVELQQSLAAEAEAKRQQQIKVKAAESEMAAWDGFRASLRHLQPALVLPFPPNLNSDLSSLPPPPPPGVEGDGGVTPGEPDTDSQMM